A stretch of DNA from Francisella uliginis:
AAGTTCAAATATAATATGGTCATTATGTGTGTCTTTAAGCTTAAATTTACAAATATCTAACATAATTTAAAATCCTAAAATGCGTTGTTTCGACCCCAAGTTTTTTCATGTGGCCAGCCAGTAAGTTCTTCTACAACATTAATTGCTTCAGTCGGAGCATCTTCTAGGTTACCTCCATTTCTAAGGCGTTCTAGTTCATCAACTAATACCGAATGTTTTGTTTGAGTTAATCTAAATCTTGAGCTTGCTATTGCTCCGATAATACAAAATAGTATAGTACCACCTATAAAGCATATATTTATACCTAATAATGCTGAACTAGATTGAACTGCAGCTCCAGCTTTAAAGTTAAATATAGATAATGTAAAGCCTACAATTGCGAAGGCTAATGCCTGGATCAATTTACGAGATACAGTCATAGTACTTGCAAAAGTTCCTTCTCTTCTTTTTGTGGTCAAAGCTTCATCTATATCGGCTATAAAATTATAAACATTCCATGGAGTAAAGTAGCAACCAGCTCTAGCGAAGCCTAATACAAATATGATTAAAACAAAAAGTATTAATGAAACAGTAGGACTAAATATTGGAATAATGATAAAGCTAAACATACTTAAAATAAGACAACCAATAGCAACACGATAACTCATTACACTACCAATTTTTATACATAAATAAGCAATTATTGGTACTGAGATTACTTGAATTATCGAAAAGCATGTATATACAACAGATGCTGAACTAACATCATAATGAAGAATAAATGTAAAATAATAAGCAAAACTTGCACCAAAAACATCTAAAGCAACAAAAGCTCCTATATACATTAAAAGATTAAGTCTAAATGCTCTAACTCTAAGAGTTGAAAAAATATTGATGAAAATGAACTTAACTTCTTTAAACAAAGACGTATGTTGTTTTTTTGAAACCTCAATATCTCTTTCCCATGTGAATTTATATACAAAGATCCATGGCAACATAAATAAAAATGAACAAATAAGACCCATAATGATAAAAGAAGTTTTTTCATTAGCAAAAAAGTACATAATTGCTGCAGGTAAGAAGCCAGCAACAATATTTGAACTTTGTGAAAAAAGCATTCTAATCCCAGTCATTTTAGATCTAATATGATAACTATCTGTCATCTCAGCAGCCAGAGTTTCATAAGGAACTTGGATCATTGAGAAAATAAAGTTAAATGTAATATATCCAGCCAGATAGTACCAAAAGCCAAAACCTGGTATCCATAATAAAGCAAATACCCAAACTAAAGGAGCTCCTATAACAAAGAAGAATTTCCTTCTGCCGATAGGACCACGCCAGTTATCTGAAATATATCCCATAATAGGATCAGCAAATACATCTAATCCTCTTCCTATAGCTACTATCAACCCAGCTTCAGCAGCAGATAATCCAGCTATGTTTGTGTAGAAGTACATTAACCATAAACCAAGAATAGTAAAGGCTCCACCACCAAAGAAATCACCTGAACCATAGGCAATCATATTTGGCAGTCTAACTTGTTTATTTGACATTTTAAATTTAACAATTAAGAACACTAATAATTTAAATATAGAGTATTACTTACTTTTTTGAAATAAAAAATAAGCTTTTCTAAACTCTTGCCCACAAAGAAGTTTATAGATGATGCTATACTTCATAAAAATATAGATATGCTTAAAATGGTTATAGCTACATAACTACTAGGTATACTGTTGAGTTTTACTTTCTTAATTTTAATCATGATTACGAGTAACCGGAATGAAAAAAGTTTATATTAGAAATTATAAATATTGTATAAATATTGTATAAATATTGTATAAATATTGTATAAATAAGGTTTATCAATATTAGTTTTATAGTTAGTTTTTAAAAAATAAAATAACAAAGGATTTGTTAATAATTGATAGTCCTAGTCAAATTTAAATATAAACCAACTTTAATTATTAATATATTATTATAAGCATAAATAACGATAAATTTAAAAAATTATTATGGTTAAAAAAGTTTTATTTTTGTGTACTGCTTTATTTTATTGTGTAGGTTTTTCTGCAAATCCAACAAATATGCAATTAGCGCATAAGAATAATAATGAAGGCTATGGTATTTGGGTTTCGGGTAAAGGATATATAGGTATTTCTCCAACTAAGTGGTTTCTTATGAAAAATAGAACCGAAGGAGCTAAATATAAGTGGGTATATGATGAAGTTGGCAATAGGTTCTTAGGTTTGATGTATTATAATGTAGGTGGAAAATACACTTTAAGGTTAGTAGAAAGTAAATCATCAGATAATTATGAAATTAATACTCTTTCACAATTATGGTCTACTTATAATCCTAACCTGCATACAACTATATCTATTAATAAAGAAGGTGATATTTTTGTCGCAATATCTACAACCGAAGATTCAAATCAGTCGTTAGGAATTTCTGAATATAGTGTAACTACACATGCATGTATTTGGCGCCGTAATCTTTCTGCACCTATGCAGTGTGTAGATAAAGTGAACGTATTTAAGCATAATGATACAACTACTATAGATCAAGTTACTGTTGATAGCATTCCAGGGGATTATAAATCTACACATAGTCGTTTTTTTGCAGTAGCTGGTAATATGTTTTATAACTGTTTATATTATGGTGAAGAGAGAGATCCTATGGGTACTAGTTGGCAATTTGACTGTTACAGTGAGACTGTTGTTAAACAAAATGATGAAGAAAAACAGGGAGCGTTGCAAGCTATAACTAGTGGTGGAAATTATTCAGATAATGAGATTATTGTAGTTTCTAGTAATGGTTACTATTTCATCAATAAAGATGATTGGTGGAATTTTGAGGAAGGGGGCGTTAATTATCCTAAATTTAACACTATTATGGTTGGGAGTAAATTTTTAACGAACAGTATTTCTAATGATATTGATTGTTTTATTAAGTATTCTGAGCTTAGTGAACTTGTGTATAGAAACACTGCTTGTGGAACTGAATTTGATAAAATAGTAAATATTAATTATATATCAAATAACGAAGGTAATTTAGTGTTGGGAACTGGGTTACAAGGTTCTATAATTGCTTCTCCGAATGGAGGCAAAGATTGGTTTACTGGAATAATTAATACTGGTGATGTTAATGCTAATTTTAACGATAGTATAGTTTCTAGGTCTCATTTCGCTGCGTTCTCAGGCGAAATAGGTATATTAGAGACAGATAAAGGTGATATATATCTTTCCCAAGATCCAGGTAATATTCCTAATTCTTTTTGGTATAAAGCTCCCGATCCAGAATCTGAATATCATTCATAATATAAATTTTAAACTAATTCGATAAAAAAATAGGGACTGCTTTGGTAACTTTATTTTTAGATATCTATAGCTTAATGTTTGACTATATTATTTGTAGGCGATAATTTTTATATCATAAAGATTGAAGAAAACTTTCTCTTAAAAAAATAAAATATATAATTACTTTAAATTAATTTAATCTATAAAATGTTTAATGTTAAATATAAGAAAACAAAATCCATTCTTTTTATTATGCTTTTTTGAATATTTCGAAAGATTTGGTTATTACGGTTTTAGTTATACATCAATCTTATTTTTTATGAGTAGTTATGGATTTAATTTTACCGAAAAACAAGCTGTCGTATTATTTGGAGCATTTGCAGCGTTAAGCTATGTTTTTAATGCTGTTGGAGGATATATAGCTGATACGATACTGGGTATCAAAAGAACAATGTTTTCAGGTGGTGTATTATTATTGCTTGGTTATGCAATGATTGCTATTGGAGCTGCTATTGCATTTAAAGAGCTTATATATATTGCTATAGCATGTGTTATTTTAGGGGCTGCATTATTTAAGCCTGCTCCTACCAACCTTATTTCTAGGATATATACAGATCATTCAAAGATAGATTCTCTTTATACCATATTCTACATGTCTATTAATCTTGGCTCATTATCTGCATCATTATTAATACCTATTTTATCAACTAGATTAGGATACACATTTACATATTTTATATGTTCTTTTGGATTTGTATTAGCAATAGCAAATACTTTATTAAGCTACTCTAGTATTAAAGAAATTGATAATAGTGTTGGTAAAGCAAAACTTGAGATTAAAACATTTAGTTATTTTATATTAGGGGTTTTAGCGACAATACTTATTCTTAGCTATATTTTAAAATACGGCTATTTATCTACTTTTATACTTTGGGCTGGGGCTATATTTATATTTTCTATTTTTGTATCACAAATATTTATCGAAAAAGATGTAATGGCTAAAAAGAAAATTCTAGTAGCAATAGTTTTACTTTTTTATGCTGTAGTATTTTTTATAATATATCAGCAAAAATTTACTACTGTCTTACTTTTTAATGTTCATCATGTAAATTTACATTTCTTAGGTATGGATGTTGATGCCCAGCAAATACCAGGAGTATTAAATACGCTAGGTGTTGTAATATTATCGCCATTACTTGCATTAGTATATACCAAGCTTAAAGATAAAGACCTTTGTCTCCCACATAAATTTGCAATGGGGTTATTCTTATGTGGTCTAGCGTATGGAACAATGTATTTAGCTTGTTTATTAAATGCTCCAACAGCAAAAATAAGTATTTGGTGGGAAGTTTTAGCTATTACAGTATTCTTCTCATCCGCTGAATTACTTATAAGTGCTTTAGGGTTAGCTCTTATGGCTAAGCTTTTACCTAAAAGAATTATGGGATTTGCAATGGGAACTTGGTTTATTACATCAGCAATAGGTATCAAACTAGGAACTATGATTGCAACTTATGTAAGTAGTAGTGTCAGATATGATTCTAAAATAGGCTTTGATACGCAAATGACTATTAGTAGTTATTATAGTTATCAGCATTTATTTGCGATGATATCCATAATAACTATAGTTATTGCATTTTTTGCTTTTATTATAGGTAAAAAGCTTAATAACATGATTCAAGAATAATATTATGAACAAAACTTTTTCTTCTTATAAAGCATTTATCTTACTTTTGATTACAATAACAATGTGGTCGACAGCTTTTATTGGTATCCGTTATTTGATGCTAAAAGGTTTTAGTGCAGGTGGTTTATCTTTATCCAGATATGGTGTTGCTAGTATAGTGATGTTAATAATTTTTATAAAACAAAAGAATAAAACTATCCCTAGCTTATTGGATTTAATGAGATTTGCTATATTAGGGTTCTTTGGCTTTTTTTCATACAATGTTTTTTTAAACTCTGGTGAAGCTAGGATTACAGCAGCTAGTGCAAACTTTATTATTGCTCAAGCACCTATTGTAGTAGCATTGTTAGCATATGTGTTTTTTAGAGAAAAGATTACAAAGCTTGGTATTTTGGGTTTTTGTATAGCTCTAGTTGGTGCTGGTATAATTTTCTTATCAAGTGATGATACATCTTTTGAGTTTGTTGGAATTTGTTTTGTATATTTAGCTTGCTTTTCAGGTGCGATATATTCAATTTTTCAAAAAAGTATATTAACAAAATTTCATCCTATAGAAGCTGTGGCTTATTTTATATGGTTTGGCACTGCTATGCTTCTTATATACTCAAAAGAAGCTTTTGTAGAGATTAGTTCTGCAGATTTAACTAGTATATTAGTAATAATTTATATAGGGGTTTTCCCTGGAGCATTGGGCTATTTATTTTGGGGATATGCGTTTAGAAACTTAAAAGCAACAGTAGCTATCGCATCGTTATATTTTATGCCAATAATATCAATATTTCTTAGTTGGTTATTTTTAAATGAGGTAGAAGATATCTTTGGTATTATTGGTGGAATAATTAGTGTGATAGGTGCTTATATAATTAGTAAATATGGTTTAAGTAAAAAAACTGATTAAAACCTTTAAAGTTTGTTACTCTCAACATTTTAATAAAAATCTTTTTTGTCTATAATATCTCTCAAGTTTTGAAATAAAGGATAAATATGCAAATAGTTGATCAAATGAAAGATAAAGCTTTAGAAGAGCTTAATCTTGTCAAAGATAAAAAATCCCTAGATGATATTCGAGTAAAATACCTTGGTAAAAAAGGTGAGCTAACAGGTATGATGAAGCTTATAGCTACTCTACCTAATGAAGAAAAGCCTAAATTAGGCCAAGCGGTAAATATAGCTAAACAAGCTTTACAACAAGCAATTAATACAAAATTATCTCACTTTGAAGAGGCTGAGCTAAATGAAAAGCTAGCAAAAGAGAAAATTGATGTAACTTTATCTGGCGTAGGACAAAATCAAGGTTCTTTACACCCAGTGACAAAAACTTTGAATAGAATAGAATCATTTTTTAAACAAAATGGTTTTGCGATTGAGTTTGGTCCAGAAATTGAGAGTGATTATTATAATTTTGAGACATTAAATATTCCATCACATCATCCTGCTCGAGCTATGCATGACACTTTTTATATAGATAATAATCATGTTTTAAGAACGCATACTTCTGGTGTGCAGATTAGAACAATGGAAAAGCAAGATCCACCAATTAGAATAATTGCTCCAGGTAGAGTTTATCGTTGCGATTCAGATGTTACTCATACTCCGATGTTTCATCAGGTTGAAGGTCTACTTGTAGAAAAAAATGTATCTTTTGCTGATTTAAAAGGTTTATTACATGCGTTTTTAAATTCATTCTTTGAAAAAGATTTAAAAGTACGTTTTAGACCGTCATATTTCCCATTCACTGAGCCATCGGCTGAAGCAGATATGGAGTGTGTAATGTGTGATGGTAAAGGCTGTAGAGTTTGTAAACATACTGGCTGGTTAGAAGTACTAGGTTGTGGTATGGTTCACCCTAAAGTTTTAAAAGCTGGAAACGTAGATCCAGAAGTATATCAAGGCTTTGCTTTTGGTATGGGTGTAGAGAGATTATCAATGCTTAGATATGGAATTGATGATTTAAGAATGTTCTTTGAAAACGATCTAAGATTTTTAAAACAGTTTTAATTATTATTTGAGGTTTATAAATGAAATTTTCACATAATTGGTTAAATGAATATTTAAGCGATACTCAAGATAGCCAAAATCTAGCAGATACATTAACTCTAGCAGGTTTAGAAGTTGATGCAATAGAACCAGTAGTAGCAGAAAAAGTAACAAATGTTGTAGTTGGACAAATCAAAAGTATCACAAAACATCCTGATGCAGATAAATTAAATATTTGTAGTGTTGATGTTGCAGAAGGAGAGCCTTTAACAATTGTTTGTGGTGCTAAAAATATTTATGAAGGTATGAAAGCTCCTGTAGCAAAGATAGGTGCAGTATTACCTGGTAATTTTAAAATTAAAAAATCCAAATTACGTGGACAAGCATCTTTTGGTATGATGTGTTCAGAAGAGGAGTTAGGCCTAGCTGAAAAAGCAGATGGTTTGATGGATCTACCTGTAGATGCTCCTGTAGGTGAAGATATTAATGAGTATCTAAAACTAGATGATAATATAATCGAAGTTGATCTGACACCAAATAGAGCAGATTGCTTAAGTGTATATGGTATTGCTAGAGAGGTATCAGCTCTTACAAAAGCTAAACTTAAAGAACTTGAAACTCCAGATATTGAAACAGATATCAAAGATACTAAAGAAGTAAATATCACAGCTACTGATGCATGTAAGTCATATTATGGATGTATCATTAAAAATGTAAATAATAATGTTCAAACACCATTATGGATGGTTGAAAAACTAAGAAGAAGTGGTGTTGGTAGTATCTCATTTTTTGTAGATGTGACAAATTATGTAATGCTTCTTACAGGTCAACCAATGCATGCTTTTGATCTTGATAAGTTAGATGGCAGTATAAATGTACGTTATGCTAAACAAGATGAGGATCTAACACTTTTAGATGATACTCAAGTTAAGCTAGACTCAGATACTTTAGTAATTGCAGATGATAAAAAAGCTTTAGCAATAGCAGGTGTTATGGGCGGTCTTGATTCATCTATAACTACTGATACTAAAGATATATTCTTAGAAAGCGCTTTCTTTGTTCCAGAGAAAATTGCTGGTAAAGCGCGTAAATATAACTTACATACAGATTCATCACATAGATTTGAAAGAGGTGTTGATCCTCAACTTGCTAAAAAAGCTATGAAATTAGCTATTAAACTAATTACAGAATTTGCAGGTGGGGAAGTAGCTCCTATTCACGGTAGTGAGGATTTAGAAAGCTTAAATAAACAAGTTAAAATTACTCTATCTATTGAAAAGTTAAATCGTGTTTTAGGTACTGATCTAACTATTGACTATGTTACAGAGGTTTTAGAAGCTCTACATATGGATGTTGATACAACTTTTGACAGTAATTGTATCGAGGTAGTAGCTCCATCATATCGTTTTGATATGGAGATACCTGAAGATTTAATCGAGGAAGTTGCACGTATTTATGGATACTCAAAACTTCCTGAAACTATGCCTAAATATGCTGCTTCTAAAACTAATATCTCAGAAACTAAGCAATCATTTGATATCTTAAATGCTAGATTAGTTGATAGAGGTTATCATGAAGCTATTAATTATAGTTTTATTGATCCAAAGTATGATGAATTTTTCTTTGAGCAAAAGGGTATAGCTATTCAAAATCCAATATCGCAAGACTTATCTATAATGAGACAGTCCTTGATACCAGGCTTGATAAATTCTTTTAAAGCAAATACAGCTCGTCAGCAAAATAGAATAAGAATATTTGAAAAGGGTGCTTGCTTTAAATTAGAAGATAATCAAAGAGTTCAATTTGATAAAATTGCGGGCTTAGCTTATGGTGAGTTACTAAATATAAATTGGTCAAATACTAAGAAAGTAGATTTCTTTGATGTTAAAGCTGATATTGAAGCATTGTGTAGTGATATTACTGATCTAAGTTTTGAAGTTTGTGATGATGTGAAATGGCTACATCCTGGACAATCAGCTTATATTTTAGCCGATGGTAAGAAAATTGGTCTAATAGGTGTAATTCATCCAAATGTATTAAAGACTTTCCAAATTAAAGCAAAAGCTCCTATCGTATTTGAAATAGATTTAGAAGTTTTAACTAAGAAACAGATACCAAGCTTTGAAAAAATTTCTAAATATCCATCAGTATCAAGGGATATTTCATTCTTAGTGGATAAATCTGTACTTGCTGGAAATATTACAAAAGCAATAAAAGATTTAGATATAAATATTCTGAAAGATGTAAGCATTTTTGATATTTATGAGTCTCAAGAAAATGAAAGAAAAAGTATAGCATTAAGTATGCTTTTCCAGGATAATGCTCAAACTTTAGATGATAAAGTAATTATAGAAAGTACAGATAAAGTTTTAGAAACTCTAAAAACTAAGTTTGATATTGAGCAAAGAATGTAAATTGTTTTAGTTCATAAAGTTTATTAATAAAATACTCACTTGAACCAAAGTCTAGGGGGGGAGTTATAAATAAGTATCCTTGGATAAAAAAGAGAGTATTCTATTAATATTTGAGGCTTATTTAAGCTTGTAAAATTAAGTTTTTCTGCTTACCTAAACCTTGTATTTCTAATTCAAGTATATCATTCTCTTTTAAATAACGAGTTTGTTCACCAAGAATCTCATTTTCTAACTGAACACCTTTAGGTGTACCTGTTAAAATAACATCGCCTGGCTCTAAGGTGAAGTACTCACTTAACTTAGATATTAAATAAGGAATACTAAATATCATTGTTTGTGTAGAGCCATCTTGGACAAACTCATTATTTACTTTGGTTTTTATAAAAAGGTTTCTAGGATCTATTTCATCTTTAGTAACTAAATATGGTCCAAGAGGACAGAAGGAGTCACAACTCTTTCCCATATTATATTGTCCAGGCTTTTGAAATTGTAAGCTTCTATCTGAAACGTCATTACCAATACAATATCCAAAGATATATTCATTAGCTTGATCTTCTTTGATGTTTTTTGCAGTTTTACCAATAATTACTGCTAATTCATTTTCATAGTCGAGTTTTCCACCAATTTTAGGAATATATATAGGATCATACGGACCAGTAATACTACTTGATGGCTTTTGGAAAAATATAAAACTCTCAGGTTTAACTTTTGGTCCGCCAAGAAAATCTACTCTTTCTAAATGATCTAAATAGTTCATGCCTATAGCAACAATTTTTCCAGGATTAGATATACAGCTTTGTATATTTTCTTTTTGTATATTTTCTGAGAGAATTGGTAAGGAACTTAAATTAAAGTTATTTACTATAGACTTTAGTGCATTAATATTTTGCGGAGATATCTCTTGTGTAAGGTTTTTAATATTAAATAGTGTATTATTTGATAATATACATGGGTATATATTGCCCTTATGTTTGTAACGTAAGAATTTCATAGTAAGACTCCTTTTTTATAGAAATAAATCATTTGAATCAATGATTTTATTCAGGATTTAGTTCTAATTGTTTAAATATGATGCAGTGTACCGAAAATAATGCAAGATTAATTTAATGCTTATTTAATGTTATATTATAATAAAAGTAATATGAACTATATTTTAGAAGCTAACTTAGATTTTTTAGTAAAATAATTAGAGGTATGTGAATTTATGAATCAAATTAAAAAAGCCATATTAATTACATTTGCTTCATGTATATCTATCCTAATTTTATATCTATTAGATATAAGTGATTTTATGATATATTTTTGGACTATTATTTTTTCTATATTCTCAGCGATTAGCTGCTCGAGGGTTAAGAAGGCTGATCAGGTTTGGTTTATTTTAAAGTCTAGTCTTTTAAGTATTTTGGTTATTTTTATAACTTCATTTAGTTTATATTTTTCATTACCAATATTTTTGCTAGTATTATTCCTGAGTGTTTTTTTCTGTTATTCGATTCCTGCTATTTTTAACTATTGTGATAGGTTAAGTGTTTTTTTAGTAGTTTATATTGTTACAGCATTTCTATTTAAACAACAAATACAGTTAGATTTTTGGTTAAGTGTGAGCCATTTTATTTGCGGGTTATTTTTAGGCACGGCTACTACGATATTATGTTTATTAATTTTACCTAGAATTGATTTTCCGGAAGTCCGTAAGGTAGGGTTTAACCAGTATCATTTAGCGCTAAGAGCGGCATGTGCTATTTGTTTAGGTTTTTTAATATTTAATATAACACCTTTGTATAACTTTGCTTGGATTTGTTATTCAATTTTAGTTTCATTAAGACTTAATGTTGCAGATTCAATTAAAGTTAGTATCCAACGCTTATCAGCAACAATAATTGGTATAATCTTAGGAAGCATATTGAGTTATGAGGCATTTATATATTTTCCAAGCTCAATATATGCAACTACTATTTTATTATTATTTTTAACAATAGTTTTTATTGAGAAAAATTATTTTCTGGGAGTGTTATTTGTTACGATGATGCTCTCAAATATTTTTTATATTATTAATCCTATAGGATATACAATTACTAGCTATTTATTAGTAAGGATTAGTGATACTTTAGTTGGTTTGGGTATAGGTATATTTTGTTCTTTATTAATATTACCAAAATATGTTTTTTATGAGTTAAGGCTAGAGTTGATAGATATCTTAATAGGACTAAGTGAGATATGTAAAAGCTCTAAGAAAGAGAGTTTTAAAAATTTAGACTCATCATTTGATTCATTTAATACAAGTTATATTAAGTCTAAATATGAACCTATTTCGTTATTCTCTAATAGATTTCCTTTCTTAGAAGAAATGATGCCGCATCTAGATCAAGTGTATAGTTTTATTAAAGGCAAAAACTTTGAAAAGGCCAGTAATTTAGATTTAGAAATACTTTCTAATAGACTAGAAAATTTAATATACCTAATACAGACAAGAGGTAATCCAAGATTTTCTAATTATTTATTAGATAAAAAAATTAGTAATAAAGATATTTTAAATATTGAAAATCATGTTTTCTCCATCCAAGAAATTTATTTGTCTATGTTAGCAGTTAAAGAATGGAAATTTGATTTCAAATAAGTTAAAAATAAGCCCTTATAATTCCAAAATACTCATGAATAATTCTTTGAGTTATATAGAAGTTATAAGCACTTGGTAATACTTTAATATTTGGAACAAGTTTGGATGAAGCTAAACTCATAGTATTTATATCAAATTTATCAAAGAGTATTTTAGCTCTTTTATAATGAATACCTCCAGTAATTAAACAATAAGTTTTATCTTTTTTTATAAGCTCTTTAGTATACTTGGCATTTTGATAAGTATTTTTAGATTTCTTTTCTAGTAGAATATCAGAGTTAGGTATACCTAACTTATATAATTCTTTGGCATAAATTTCAGCTTCTGATATTTTATATCTAGTAGGAACTCCACCAGTTACAATAATTTTTTGCGGGTATTTATTATAAACTTCCGCAGTCTTAATTATACGGTCATATGCTCCAAGGCTTGGTTCTAACGTTCCAAAAGCATCGTTTAGGCCAGCTCCTAACATGATAATACCGTCTGTTTTGGCACAGACTGCTATATTTGAAGTTTCTGACTGAATTGGTTTTGCTAGAATATACCC
This window harbors:
- a CDS encoding YdcF family protein, which encodes MSSLLDLGCLFLIVLIIGCILSKGYLRYFLILITIFYYLTGSGILGYILAKPIQSETSNIAVCAKTDGIIMLGAGLNDAFGTLEPSLGAYDRIIKTAEVYNKYPQKIIVTGGVPTRYKISEAEIYAKELYKLGIPNSDILLEKKSKNTYQNAKYTKELIKKDKTYCLITGGIHYKRAKILFDKFDINTMSLASSKLVPNIKVLPSAYNFYITQRIIHEYFGIIRAYF